The Methanococcoides methylutens genome segment CCTGAATACTGCTGTAGAGGTGGCACACAGAAATAATACGATCGTAATTGGGAATGTTTCTACCTCAGTGACGATGTTCAGCGGAACCCCTGAGCAGGTAAAAGAAGAAGCTTTCAAATCCCTAGATGCTGGTGTTGATATACTTGCTCCGGGATGTGGCCTGGCTCCCCAGACACCTATTCGGAATCTCAAGGCACTGGTGGAAGCAAGAAACGAGTATTGTGATCAAAGTTATACGATCTAAAATATTCAATCGAAATAAGGAGGAAAATCCCATGACAGAAGTAACCGTAAAATCAAATGTTTGTGGTTTTACCCACAAGGTATGTGGAAATATGGAAGGTGACAGGATTGTCGTCGATATAGACACACCCTGTGAAAAGGTCAGGAAAATGTCCCATCTGGAAGTTCCGATGATGGACCTGTTTGACATAAAGGACAACCATGTAATGCAAAAAGCGCAGGAAGCAAAATGCAGCGTAACATGTCTCATTCCCTCTGCAGTACTTCATGTATGCTGTCTTGAAGCCGGTCTTATGTCAAAGTCCCTGGCAGGGAATGTAGGGGAGGTTGGTATAGAGTTCGAATGACATTGATTTGCTTAATGTCTGAAAGATTTCAGTAAACAAAAAGGTGGTTAGAGGTGGTCCATTGACAGAGGAAATGACTTCAAAAGAGAGATTCGTTAATGCTATTGAGATGAAGGATGTAGACAGGATGCCTTATGGGTACCTTTGGTTCGGTGCAGGTGATGCAGTCCTTGAACGTATGGGTGCCAGTATGAGCGATGCCTACTATTCTGCAAAGGGGATTGCCAGAGCACAGATACTTGCAAGGGAGATGTATCATCATGATAACGTGATGTCTCCCTGGGGATGTCTGCTTGTAGAGGCGGAAGCCCTTGGTACCAAACTGAACATCAAAGATAACAGGTATCCTACAATAGCTGAGCATCCTATAGGATCGGCAAAGGAATATGATAAAATAGATCCTCTGGATATTGAGAGGTCTGAAAGGGTGGATACGGTTGCAAGGTCCATTGCCATTCTCAAAAAAGAGCTCAATGACGAGGTTTTCATAACCGGAAGTATGCTTTCTCCCCTGATGCTTGCTGCCCAGATCCTTGAGGCGAGTAATCTTTGTATTGAGATGCTAACGGAGAAAGAAAGCGTACATGCTCTTCTTGAAAGGCTTACTCAAAGCTGCATTTTGTATGCGAATCGGATGCTCGAAGAAGGAGCTGATGGCATCTTAGTGGAGAACGGGGAGAACACAGCAGACCTTTTCAGTCCTGAGATGGCTGACGAATTCATGCTTAAGTATACAAAAGAACTCTATGAAAACATTCAGGCAAACGGTGGATATGTTATATCCCATAATTGTGCAGAACATGCCTTCCATGAAATGGAACTGTCCCTGAAACCGGATGTCCTTAACTTTGCTTTTGGGGATGTTAAAGCACTGGGGAAACAACATGGTGTTGAATGTGTGAAGATCCACAAAAAGACAGGCTGTAGCCCCAGATATTGTTTTAAGGACATTGGAAAACATGATGTATGTCTGATGGGCAACATCAATCCAAACGTATTTGGTGACGGTTCATTTGCTGATATTGAGAACGAAGTGAAAAACTGTATGGATGCAGCTCCTGAGAAAGGCTTCATCCTCTCTACAGGATGTGAGATT includes the following:
- a CDS encoding DUF6951 family protein yields the protein MTEVTVKSNVCGFTHKVCGNMEGDRIVVDIDTPCEKVRKMSHLEVPMMDLFDIKDNHVMQKAQEAKCSVTCLIPSAVLHVCCLEAGLMSKSLAGNVGEVGIEFE
- a CDS encoding methylcobamide--CoM methyltransferase, with the protein product MTEEMTSKERFVNAIEMKDVDRMPYGYLWFGAGDAVLERMGASMSDAYYSAKGIARAQILAREMYHHDNVMSPWGCLLVEAEALGTKLNIKDNRYPTIAEHPIGSAKEYDKIDPLDIERSERVDTVARSIAILKKELNDEVFITGSMLSPLMLAAQILEASNLCIEMLTEKESVHALLERLTQSCILYANRMLEEGADGILVENGENTADLFSPEMADEFMLKYTKELYENIQANGGYVISHNCAEHAFHEMELSLKPDVLNFAFGDVKALGKQHGVECVKIHKKTGCSPRYCFKDIGKHDVCLMGNINPNVFGDGSFADIENEVKNCMDAAPEKGFILSTGCEIPLNTPLEEMETLWQAMSSRF